One window of Lacerta agilis isolate rLacAgi1 chromosome 14, rLacAgi1.pri, whole genome shotgun sequence genomic DNA carries:
- the LOC117057630 gene encoding olfactory receptor 10AG1-like, whose amino-acid sequence MDAEQARRWKNQSTVKEFILLGYQGHPVLLFSAFLVIYLAILLGNGLIVVVTTLDPALHTPMYFFLRSLSGLEICYTSVTLPKMMANLILGDLSISLIACAAQMFFMLFLGVTECLLLVAMAYDRYLAICLPLHYMTIMSHKVRMGMVVSSFAISLVVHLLQIGFVFSLPFCGPNEIDHFFCDIPPILRLACADLYANELAVYAENILVVVLPFFLIVASYARITRTILRMPSGTGRQKAFSTCSSHLIVVSLFYGSGMLVYLHPQTGDSLKVDKFLSLFYTVIIPLCNPLIYTLRNREVKVALTKLLCRKRAFGVGTG is encoded by the coding sequence ATGGATGCTGAGCAGGCCAGACGCTGGAAGAACCAAAGCACAGTGAAGGAATTCATCTTGCTGGGATACCAAGGACACCCTGTCCTCCTTTTTTCTGCCTTCCTGGTCATCTACCTGGCCATATTACTGGGCAATGGCCTTATTGTGGTGGTGACGACGCTGGACCCTGCTCTCCAtactcccatgtacttcttctTGCGCAGTCTCTCGGGGTTAGAGATCTGCTACACTTCAGTCACCCTTCCTAAAATGATGGCCAATCTTATCTTAGGGGACCTCTCTATCTCGCTGATAGCCTGCGCTGCACAAATGTTCTTTATGCTCTTCCTGGGTGTCACAGAATGCCTCCTGCTAGTGGCCATGGCCTACGACCGCTATCTTGCCATCTGCCTGCCTCTCCACTACATGACCATCATGAGCCATAAGGTGCGGATGGGGATGGTGGTCAGTTCCTTTGCCATCAGCCTTGTGGTGCACTTGTTGCAAATTGGGTTTGTCTTCTCCTTGCCTTTTTGTGGGCCCAATGAGATCGACCACTTCTTCTGCGACATCCCACCCATACTTCGCCTGGCATGTGCCGACCTGTATGCCAACGAGTTGGCTGTGTATGCAGAGAACATCCTCGTGGTGGTGCTCCCCTTTTTCCTCATAGTGGCCTCCTATGCCCGCATAACCAGAACCATCCTGCGCATGCCATCAGGCACTGGACGCCAGAAGGCCTTCTCCACTTGCTCGTCCCACCTGATTGTGGTCAGTCTCTTCTATGGCTCGGGGATGCTTGTGTACTTGCACCCGCAGACAGGGGACTCTCTGAAAGTTGACAAGTTCCTCTCTCTTTTCTACACGGTCATCATTCCCCTTTGCAATCCCCTCATCTACACTCTCAGGAACAGGGAGGTGAAGGTTGCCCTCACTAAACTGTTGTGCAGGAAAAGAGCTTTTGGGGTGGGCACAGGGTAA
- the LOC117057631 gene encoding olfactory receptor 10AG1-like: MDVDLARHWGNQSAVTEFVLLGYHKYPALLFFTFLTVYLTILLGNGLIMAVTTWDPALQTPMYFFLRSLSGLELCYTSVTLPKMMANLATGQRSISIPACASQMFFLIFLGGTECFLLAAMAYDRYLAICLPLRYMTIMSHKVRVGLVIGSFALSLPMQLVQIGLIFSLPFCGSNEMDHFFCDIPPVLSLACADLYANELTTYIEDVVFIVGPFVVILASYVYITRAILRMPSATGRQKAFSTCSSHVTVVCLFYGSAMLVYFLPKTPDSVKIDKFLSLFYTVIIPLCNPLIYTLRNREVKAALQRIFNSKWQFKVGMEIG; the protein is encoded by the coding sequence ATGGATGTTGACCTGGCCAGACACTGGGGGAACCAGAGCGCTGTGACTGAGTTTGTCTTGCTGGGATACCATAAGTACCctgccctcctcttcttcacctTCCTGACTGTCTATCTGACTATCCTACTAGGCAACGGTCTGATCATGGCCGTGACAACATGGGACCCTGCCCTTCAAACTCCAATGTACTTTTTTCTGAGAAGCTTATCGGGGCTAGAGTTGTGTTACACCTCTGTCACTCTTCCCAAGATGATGGCCAACCTGGCCACTGGGCAGCGCTCCATTTCCATTCCAGCCTGTGCCTCACAGATGTTTTTCCTGATTTTTCTGGGTGGGACCGAATGCTTCCTACTGGCGGCCATGGCCTATGACCGCTATCTTGCCATTTGCCTGCCTCTCCGCTACATGACAATCATGAGCCATAAAGTGCGGGTAGGGCTGGTGATTGGCTCATTTGCCCTCAGTCTCCCAATGCAACTGGTGCAAATCGGACTCATCTTCTCCCTACCTTTCTGTGGCTCCAATGAGATGGACCACTTCTTCTGCGACATCCCACCAGTACTCAGCCTGGCATGTGCGGATCTCTACGCCAATGAGTTGACGACCTATATTGAGGATGTGGTCTTTATTGTGGGACCATTTGTAGTCATCTTGGCTTCCTATGTGTACATCACCAGGGCTATACTGCGCATGCCATCAGCCACAGGACGCCAGAAGGCCTTTTCCACCTGTTCCTCTCACGTAACAGTGGTCTGTCTCTTCTATGGCTCTGCAATGCTTGTGTACTTCCTCCCCAAGACCCCTGACTCTGTGAAGATCGACAAGTTCCTCTCTCTTTTCTACACGGTCATCATTCCCCTTTGCAACCCTCTCATCTACACTCTGAGGAACAGGGAGGTGAAGGCTGCCCTCCAAAGGATCTTTAACAGCAAATGGCAGTTCAAAGTAGGCATGGAGATCGGCTGA
- the LOC117057633 gene encoding serine protease 27-like gives MQSLCCSQLLLLLLLLLRGAENAAAQKACGRPIVHSPRIVGGQKAEEGEWPWQVSIRENRLHVCGGSLISPQWVVTAAHCFEGSLNPFRYRIHLGEYELPKPAHTMVPAAVSQIIVHPYYAGDGLSADIALVRLEEPVNFSRTILPICLPNASDPDSFPVGMSCWVTGWGDLYPEAPFLTRILQELEVPILDVDKCDQMYHNDSSSDTDTVPKGYKLIYDDMICAGYPEGKKDSCQGDSGGPLSCKLNDTWFLAGVVSFGLGCSQPNRPGVHTRVTSYVDWIQRTMAKNTPSSGGARLSSASPALLLTLLLLGPFALLRHCCSATSWKCN, from the exons ATGCAGAGTCTTTGCTGCTctcagcttctgcttctgctgcttctgctgctgagaG gtGCTGAAAACGCTGCAGCTCAAAAAG CCTGTGGCCGACCCATAGTGCACTCCCCTCGGATCGTTGGGGGGCAGAAGGCCGAGGAAGGTGAATGGCCATGGCAGGTCAGCATACGAGAAAACAGGCTACATGTGTGTGGTGGAAGCCTCATCTCACCCCAGTGGGTGGTGACAGCTGCTCATTGTTTTGAAGG GTCGCTGAATCCATTCCGGTACCGAATTCACCTGGGAGAATATGAGCTCCCCAAACCAGCACACACCATGGTCCCAGCTGCTGTTAGCCAGATCATAGTGCACCCGTATTATGCTGGAGATGGGCTCAGTGCTGACATTGCACTGGTACGGCTGGAGGAGCCGGTGAATTTCTCTCGGACCATTTTGCCCATCTGCTTGCCCAATGCTTCAGACCCCGATTCCTTCCCTGTGGGGATGTCATGCTGGGTCACTGGCTGGGGTGACCTCTACCCAGAAG CCCCCTTCCTCACTCGGATCCTGCAGGAGCTGGAGGTACCAATCCTAGACGTTGACAAGTGTGACCAAATGTACCACAATGACTCCAGTTCTGACACTGACACTGTGCCAAAGGGCTACAAGCTGATCTATGATGACATGATCTGCGCTGGGTACCCGGAAGGAAAGAAGGACTCCTGCCAG GGTGACTCTGGGGGGCCTCTGTCCTGCAAGCTGAACGACACTTGGTTCCTGGCTGGAGTGGTGAGCTTTGGGTTGGGTTGTTCGCAGCCCAACCGCCCTGGAGTCCACACCCGGGTCACCTCCTACGTGGACTGGATTCAACGCACCATGGCAAAGAACACCCCCTCCAGTGGTGGTGCCCGTCTCTCAAGTGCCAGCCCTGCTCTCCTCTTGACTCTCCTTCTCCTGGGCCCTTTTGCCCTGCTGAGGCACTGCTGTTCCGCTACCAGCTGGAAGTGCAATTAA